From the genome of Labrus bergylta chromosome 4, fLabBer1.1, whole genome shotgun sequence, one region includes:
- the LOC109984028 gene encoding nuclear receptor ROR-beta-like produces the protein MRAQIEVIPCKICGDKSSGIHYGVITCEGCKGFFRRSQQNNAMYSCSRQRNCLIDRTNRNRCQHCRLQKCLALGMSRDAVKFGRMSKKQRDSLYAEVQKHQKSQECAGSGGGGPTSLSLTKEDGVCGSSREDAEEGLSRSYSTGGSSSTLSDLDDIAALPDLFDLPLTPEEASEYCSLELLGGGASTGNTSNSSSSSSSSSSLSNQNSPQQTMLDGGDSNGLQLLHTHSHTHLLGHTHALLDQLPDDCSITDLERITQSIVKSHLETCQYSAEDMKRFTWAQYTPEETRAFQNKSAEWMWQQCAHHITNAIQYVVEFAKRITGFMDLCQNDQIILLKAGCLEVLLIRMCRAFNVNNSTIFFNGKFAPAHFFKALGCDDLVSAVFDLGKGLCRLQLSDEEMALFSAAVLLSPDRPWLTEGQKVQKLQEKVYLALQHSLHNRGASDEKLDKMVSKLPTMKSICNLHIDKLEFFRLVHPETAYSFPPLYREVFGSEMSLPDSTNS, from the exons ATGAGAG CTCAAATCGAGGTCATACCCTGTAAGATCTGCGGGGACAAGTCCTCAGGAATCCACTATGGAGTCATCACCTGTGAAGGCTGCAAG GGTTTCTTTCGCCGCAGCCAGCAGAACAATGCCATGTACTCTTGTTCCCGTCAGAGGAACTGCCTGATCGACCGAACTAACCGTAACCGCTGCCAGCACTGCCGCCTACAGAAGTGTCTGGCTTTGGGCATGAGCAGAGacg ctgtcaAATTTGGTCGTATGTCTAAGAAGCAGCGTGACAGCCTCTACGCTGAGGTGCAAAAACACCAGAAATCCCAGGAGTGTGCGGGCTCCGGAGGGGGAGGACCTACCTCTCTGTCCTTGACCAAGGAGGATGGTGTCTGTGGTAGTAGCCGGGAGGACGCTGAAGAGGGTCTGAGCCGGTCTTACAGCACCGGGGGCTCCAGCTCCACTCTCAGTGACCTGGATGACATCGCAGCGCTGCCTGACCTATTTGACCTGCCGCTGACCCCCGAAGAGGCCAGCGAGTACTGCAGCCTGGAGCTGCTGGGCGGAGGAGCCAGCACCGGCAACACCTCCAACTCatcgtcctcttcttcttcctcctcatccttgTCCAATCAGAATTCCCCACAGCAGACTATGCTGGACGGAGGGGACAGCAACGGTCTCCAGCTCCTgcatacacactctcacacacatctgCTGGGACATACGCATGCACTGCTGGACCAACTGCCGGATGACTGCTCAATAACAGACCTTG AGCGCATCACTCAGAGTATTGTTAAGTCTCACTTGGAGACATGTCAGTACAGCGCTGAAGACATGAAGAGATTCACCTGGGCACAATACACACCTGAGGAAACGCGGGCTTTTCAAAACAAG TCGGCGGAGTGGATGTGGCAGCAGTGTGCTCACCACATCACCAATGCCATTCAGTATGTGGTGGAGTTTGCCAAACGCATCACTGGTTTCATGGACCTGTGCCAGAACGATCAGATTATTTTGCTGAAAGCAG GCTGTCTGGAAGTCCTGCTGATACGAATGTGCCGAGCTTTCAACGTCAACAACAGCACCATTTTCTTTAACGGGAAGTTTGCCCCGGCTCACTTCTTCAAAGCACTTG gttgTGACGACCTGGTCAGTGCAGTGTTTGACCTGGGGAAAGGACTCTGCCGCCTGCAGCTGTCAGACGAAGAAATGGCTCTGTTTAGTGCCGCAGTCCTTCTGTCtcctg ATCGACCCTGGCTAACAGAAGGCCAAAAGGTTCAGAAACTCCAGGAGAAAGTCTACCTGGCTCTACAGCACAGTCTGCATAACCGCGGAGCTTCTGATGAGAAACTGGACAAG ATGGTGTCCAAGCTGCCAACAATGAAGTCTATCTGTAACCTCCACATTGACAAACTGGAGTTTTTCCGTTTGGTCCATCCGGAGACCGCTTACAGTTTCCCACCACTGTACCGGGAAGTGTTTGGCAGCGAGATGTCTCTGCCTGACTCCACCAACAGCTAG